From one Salmo salar chromosome ssa09, Ssal_v3.1, whole genome shotgun sequence genomic stretch:
- the LOC106610752 gene encoding transmembrane protein 151B isoform X1: protein MFSPDLETDTTAEDTAPNTPNDGEDAPASIDVLEEQRPVKQSLSACMCRESHWRCLLLSLLMYSCLGTVAWCQLTRVTKLSFDSSVTSLTASISSLREVGMGGRSMIYHDSPCSDGYVYIPLAFLFMLYVVYLVECWHCQACSELQCKADVDSVYERVLRMRQARPCVWWKAISYHFVRRTRQVTRYRNGDAYTTTQVYHERVNTNVREGEFDYSRCGMRDVSRDLRGLESHPATRLRFTKCFSFAGAGPENNYLNQRARFFSEIEGLDDYMEAREGMQLKNVDFKEHLIAYVDPDRLPWYTSQVAFWFTALLMLSWPLRVLIEYRTAFVHYHVEKLFGLEYSHSSPSPTEEEVPIRSGLPRVDTVDSTELEWHIRSNHQLIPSYSEAMLMNMGASDSGTADDTRSSNCFLLDSHPAQSYSTLVHDCEHCRQHQGEVGQRRATTSSSCSSIFSHHAFHSRLSLDTSHFSLCRMYGSRRTVGLWRSRSSTLTDRRCVDEQCCRSYSSQLALNESPPTYRDARFFPVLIVHRPEGCGSGDSTTEVRRYYVRRGSCCLETSL, encoded by the exons ATGTTCTCTCCCGATTTGGAAACGGATACCACTGCGGAAGACACAGCGCCCAACACCCCCAATGATGGAGAGGATGCACCGGCCAGCATTGATGTACTGGAGGAG CAGCGGCCTGTGAAGCAGTCACTGAGTGCCTGTATGTGTCGAGAGTCCCACTGGCGCTGCCTTCTCCTCTCCCTACTCATGTACAGCTGCCTTGGCACTGTGGCTTGGTGCCAGCTCACTCGAGTCACAAAGCTCAGCTTCGACTCATCCGTCACCTCCCTGACAGCCTCCATTTCCTCACTCAGAGAGGTTGGCATGGGAGGCCGCTCTATGATTTACCATGACAGCCCCTGCTCTGACGGCTACGTGTACATCCCTCTGGCCTTCCTGTTCATGCTCTATGTCGTCTACCTGGTAGAGTGTTGGCACTGCCAGGCTTGCAGTGAGCTACAGTGTAAGGCTGATGTGGATAGCGTATATGAGCGGGTATTGCGGATGCGACAGGCTCGTCCGTGTGTTTGGTGGAAGGCCATAAGTTACCATTTTGTTCGGAGGACCAGACAGGTGACCCGCTACCGGAACGGGGATGCCTACACCACCACCCAGGTCTACCATGAGCGGGTCAACACAAacgtgagggagggagagtttgACTACAGTCGCTGTGGTATGCGGGACGTCTCACGGGATCTACGTGGACTGGAGAGCCACCCGGCGACAAGACTTCGTTTCACCAAGTGCTTCAGTTTCGCTGGGGCCGGACCAGAAAATAATTACCTCAACCAACGTGCCAGGTTCTTCTCAGAGATTGAGGGTTTGGATGACTATATGGAGGCTCGGGAAGGGATGCAACTGAAAAACGTGGACTTTAAAGAGCACCTGATAGCCTACGTGGACCCTGACCGGTTGCCCTGGTATACTTCTCAGGTGGCGTTCTGGTTCACTGCTCTGCTCATGCTCTCCTGGCCCCTGAGGGTGCTTATAGAGTACCGTACAGCCTTTGTGCACTACCATGTTGAGAAGCTCTTTGGGCTGGAGTACAGCCACAGCAGCCCCTCTCCAACAGAGGAAGAGGTTCCCATCAGGAGTGGTCTCCCTCGGGTAGATACCGTGGACAGCACTGAGCTGGAGTGGCACATCCGCTCCAACCACCAGTTGATCCCCAGCTACTCAGAAGCCATGCTGATGAACATGGGGGCTTCGGATTCTGGTACAGCTGATGACACCAGGTCCTCTAACTGCTTCCTGCTAGACAGCCACCCAGCCCAGAGCTATAGCACGCTGGTGCATGACTGTGAGCACTGCCGCCAGCATCAGGGAGAGGTTGGACAGAGGCGGGCCACCACCAGCTCCAGCTGTTCCTCCATCTTCTCCCATCATGCCTTTCACTCCCGCCTCTCCCTGGACACCTCACATTTCTCACTGTGCCGGATGTATGGCTCTCGGCGCACCGTAGGCCTGTGGAGGAGCCGCAGCAGCACACTGACTGACCGCCGCTGCGTGGATGAGCAGTGTTGCCGTTCCTACTCCAGCCAGCTGGCTCTCAACGAGAGCCCGCCCACTTACCGGGACGCACGCTTCTTCCCCGTCCTCATTGTGCACCGACCCGAGGGCTGCGGTAGTGGTGACTCCACCACAGAGGTGCGGCGCTATTATGTCCGCCGGGGGTCCTGCTGCCTGGAGACCTCACTCTGA
- the LOC106610752 gene encoding transmembrane protein 151B isoform X2 yields the protein MQRPVKQSLSACMCRESHWRCLLLSLLMYSCLGTVAWCQLTRVTKLSFDSSVTSLTASISSLREVGMGGRSMIYHDSPCSDGYVYIPLAFLFMLYVVYLVECWHCQACSELQCKADVDSVYERVLRMRQARPCVWWKAISYHFVRRTRQVTRYRNGDAYTTTQVYHERVNTNVREGEFDYSRCGMRDVSRDLRGLESHPATRLRFTKCFSFAGAGPENNYLNQRARFFSEIEGLDDYMEAREGMQLKNVDFKEHLIAYVDPDRLPWYTSQVAFWFTALLMLSWPLRVLIEYRTAFVHYHVEKLFGLEYSHSSPSPTEEEVPIRSGLPRVDTVDSTELEWHIRSNHQLIPSYSEAMLMNMGASDSGTADDTRSSNCFLLDSHPAQSYSTLVHDCEHCRQHQGEVGQRRATTSSSCSSIFSHHAFHSRLSLDTSHFSLCRMYGSRRTVGLWRSRSSTLTDRRCVDEQCCRSYSSQLALNESPPTYRDARFFPVLIVHRPEGCGSGDSTTEVRRYYVRRGSCCLETSL from the exons ATG CAGCGGCCTGTGAAGCAGTCACTGAGTGCCTGTATGTGTCGAGAGTCCCACTGGCGCTGCCTTCTCCTCTCCCTACTCATGTACAGCTGCCTTGGCACTGTGGCTTGGTGCCAGCTCACTCGAGTCACAAAGCTCAGCTTCGACTCATCCGTCACCTCCCTGACAGCCTCCATTTCCTCACTCAGAGAGGTTGGCATGGGAGGCCGCTCTATGATTTACCATGACAGCCCCTGCTCTGACGGCTACGTGTACATCCCTCTGGCCTTCCTGTTCATGCTCTATGTCGTCTACCTGGTAGAGTGTTGGCACTGCCAGGCTTGCAGTGAGCTACAGTGTAAGGCTGATGTGGATAGCGTATATGAGCGGGTATTGCGGATGCGACAGGCTCGTCCGTGTGTTTGGTGGAAGGCCATAAGTTACCATTTTGTTCGGAGGACCAGACAGGTGACCCGCTACCGGAACGGGGATGCCTACACCACCACCCAGGTCTACCATGAGCGGGTCAACACAAacgtgagggagggagagtttgACTACAGTCGCTGTGGTATGCGGGACGTCTCACGGGATCTACGTGGACTGGAGAGCCACCCGGCGACAAGACTTCGTTTCACCAAGTGCTTCAGTTTCGCTGGGGCCGGACCAGAAAATAATTACCTCAACCAACGTGCCAGGTTCTTCTCAGAGATTGAGGGTTTGGATGACTATATGGAGGCTCGGGAAGGGATGCAACTGAAAAACGTGGACTTTAAAGAGCACCTGATAGCCTACGTGGACCCTGACCGGTTGCCCTGGTATACTTCTCAGGTGGCGTTCTGGTTCACTGCTCTGCTCATGCTCTCCTGGCCCCTGAGGGTGCTTATAGAGTACCGTACAGCCTTTGTGCACTACCATGTTGAGAAGCTCTTTGGGCTGGAGTACAGCCACAGCAGCCCCTCTCCAACAGAGGAAGAGGTTCCCATCAGGAGTGGTCTCCCTCGGGTAGATACCGTGGACAGCACTGAGCTGGAGTGGCACATCCGCTCCAACCACCAGTTGATCCCCAGCTACTCAGAAGCCATGCTGATGAACATGGGGGCTTCGGATTCTGGTACAGCTGATGACACCAGGTCCTCTAACTGCTTCCTGCTAGACAGCCACCCAGCCCAGAGCTATAGCACGCTGGTGCATGACTGTGAGCACTGCCGCCAGCATCAGGGAGAGGTTGGACAGAGGCGGGCCACCACCAGCTCCAGCTGTTCCTCCATCTTCTCCCATCATGCCTTTCACTCCCGCCTCTCCCTGGACACCTCACATTTCTCACTGTGCCGGATGTATGGCTCTCGGCGCACCGTAGGCCTGTGGAGGAGCCGCAGCAGCACACTGACTGACCGCCGCTGCGTGGATGAGCAGTGTTGCCGTTCCTACTCCAGCCAGCTGGCTCTCAACGAGAGCCCGCCCACTTACCGGGACGCACGCTTCTTCCCCGTCCTCATTGTGCACCGACCCGAGGGCTGCGGTAGTGGTGACTCCACCACAGAGGTGCGGCGCTATTATGTCCGCCGGGGGTCCTGCTGCCTGGAGACCTCACTCTGA